In a genomic window of Trichosurus vulpecula isolate mTriVul1 chromosome X unlocalized genomic scaffold, mTriVul1.pri SUPER_X_unloc_1, whole genome shotgun sequence:
- the LOC118833053 gene encoding homeobox protein CDX-4-like: MWGSCLVKKEGKMHPGSQRATGLGSNGIGTSMGSSGGGIGGGSGHLPAQAFSPAPAYPHSMSYSHMANLDGHGQWLGPWGSTYGPPREDWAAYGEGPSSSVVEPSSVQTLAQVLALAPTPAPYGATDYSNLVHPGPSGVLPPENMEFTEPTSNPPNIGGAYAWMSKTLHVSGKTRTKEKYRVVYSEHQRLELEKEFHVNRYISIRKKTELAGQLGLSERQVKIWFQNRRAKERKLLKKKISESQATVGNTAHSDSSSVSPREPPKLYFPPPPPMGEFQPIDIHQILVSE; this comes from the exons ATGTGGGG AAGCTGCCTCGTGAAGAAGGAGGGCAAGATGCACCCGGGATCCCAGAGGGCCACCGGCCTGGGCAGCAATGGCATAGGTACCAGCATGGGAAGCAGTGGGGGCGGCATAGGAGGGGGCAGTGGCCACCTGCCAGCCCAGGCCTTCAGCCCAGCCCCTGCCTATCCACACAGCATGAGTTATTCTCATATGGCCAACCTGGATGGCCATGGCCAGTGGCTTGGGCCCTGGGGGTCCACCTATGGTCCCCCAAGGGAGGACTGGGCTGCCTATGGAGAGGGACCCTCCAGCTCTGTGGTGGAGCCTTCCTCAGTCCAGACCCTGGCCCAGGTCTTGGCCCTGGCCCCAACCCCAGCCCCATATGGAGCCACTGACTACAGCAACCTGGTCCATCCTGGGCCCAGCGGGGTCCTCCCTCCTGAGAACATGGAATTCACAGAGCCCACCTCCAATCCCCCCAACATAGGAGGTGCCTATGCTTGGATGAGCAAAACACTTCATGTTTCAG GAAAGACCAGGACCAAGGAGAAGTACCGAGTGGTTTATTCGGAGCATCAGAGActggagctggagaaagaattcCATGTGAACAGATACATCAGTATTCGGAAGAAGACCGAGCTGGCAGGCCAGTTAGGCCTTTCAGAGAGACAG GTGAAAATCTGGTTTCAGAATCGCCGGGCCAAGGAGAGGAAGCTGCTGAAGAAGAAAATCTCGGAGTCCCAGGCCACTGTGGGCAACACAGCCCACAGCGACTCCAGCTCTGTGAGCCCAAGGGAGCCCCCAAAGCTCtacttccccccacctccacccatgGGGGAGTTCCAGCCGATTGATATTCACCAGATCCTGGTCTCAGAATGA